A genomic region of Caldicellulosiruptor acetigenus contains the following coding sequences:
- a CDS encoding YggS family pyridoxal phosphate-dependent enzyme, translating to MVDKETLKKNIEDVMERIEMACLRAGRKPDEVSLLGATKGVDVETIKLANQFGLKIFGENRVQEFLPKFQELPYLEWHFIGRLQTNKIKYIYDKVSLIHSIDSPQQIDELEKRCTKAGKTCSVLIEINIGGEESKGGINPEKVDHLIEKIINCPHVILKGFMTIPPIEDDDMKLRGYFRKMKEIFEKYKKLNYNNVNIEVLSMGMSGDFEVAIEEGATLVRIGTKIFGERPKK from the coding sequence ATGGTTGACAAAGAGACGCTCAAAAAAAATATTGAGGATGTAATGGAAAGAATTGAAATGGCTTGTTTAAGAGCTGGTAGAAAGCCAGATGAGGTAAGCCTGCTTGGTGCAACCAAAGGGGTAGATGTCGAGACTATAAAGCTTGCAAACCAGTTTGGTCTAAAGATTTTTGGTGAGAACAGGGTACAAGAATTTTTGCCAAAGTTTCAAGAACTTCCTTATCTTGAATGGCATTTTATAGGAAGGCTTCAAACAAACAAGATTAAATACATTTACGATAAAGTAAGTCTCATTCATTCAATTGATAGTCCTCAGCAAATTGATGAACTTGAAAAAAGATGCACAAAAGCAGGAAAAACGTGCAGTGTACTTATAGAAATAAACATAGGTGGTGAAGAGTCAAAGGGTGGAATAAATCCAGAAAAAGTAGACCATTTAATTGAAAAAATCATAAATTGTCCACATGTTATTCTTAAGGGTTTTATGACAATACCTCCAATCGAAGATGATGACATGAAATTGAGAGGCTACTTTAGAAAGATGAAAGAAATCTTTGAAAAATACAAGAAATTAAATTATAATAATGTTAACATTGAAGTGCTGTCGATGGGTATGAGTGGTGACTTTGAGGTGGCAATAGAAGAAGGTGCCACCTTGGTTAGAATAGGAACTAAAATCTTTGGGGAAAGACCAAAAAAATAA